Proteins found in one Streptomyces sp. NBC_00461 genomic segment:
- a CDS encoding HEAT repeat domain-containing protein, with protein sequence MDGAQLVAAVRRGDAEAVSALLEAGAAPDTVTADGLPVLCLAVAAYDAAVADELVEGGADPDRVLPDGTTPLVRAVEGGSPAVTQAVLGREPRLRLPEAERERLLAVARQWLEPGAEDELRRRTGESGPAHRTRVMDDEYNQVSQLTLGDRTVRTGHSAILTDLEWAFRILTPVEELVARAVEQHDRDHVAWASARWVLSERRSRQTWSAVMAYRHSPDPEHRRFVLDVLFSYLLSQGSWRNSYETEAAELLAAWAAEGEEDPEILAEVLHVLSETEYREAEAVGLRHATHPDPGVRARVPGLLVGWDASSRASFSATARAALLVQAGDEDWGVRVAAGRALSAAHDSSPEVTEAVVGLLRDPVAGVRAGVAEAVAEGRDRTAALADALVPLLDEDDFSTRLNAAYGLLRRDDPRTGQAIERVGSFSRPGFEHDHRLSAMWRWQWDRDHPPAATGQ encoded by the coding sequence GTGGACGGTGCACAGCTCGTCGCGGCGGTCCGGCGGGGAGACGCAGAGGCCGTGAGCGCGCTGCTGGAGGCGGGAGCCGCCCCGGACACGGTCACGGCCGACGGCCTGCCCGTGCTGTGTCTCGCTGTCGCCGCCTATGACGCCGCCGTCGCAGATGAGTTGGTCGAGGGCGGGGCGGATCCCGACCGAGTGCTGCCGGACGGAACCACCCCGCTGGTACGGGCTGTAGAGGGCGGCTCACCAGCGGTGACGCAGGCCGTGCTGGGCCGGGAGCCGCGGCTTCGCCTGCCCGAGGCCGAACGGGAGCGGCTGCTGGCCGTGGCCCGGCAGTGGCTCGAGCCAGGCGCCGAGGACGAACTTCGGCGCAGGACGGGCGAGTCGGGCCCCGCCCATCGGACCCGGGTCATGGACGACGAGTACAACCAGGTGTCCCAGCTGACGCTCGGCGACCGCACCGTGCGCACCGGGCACAGCGCGATCCTCACGGACCTGGAGTGGGCCTTCCGCATCCTGACGCCGGTGGAGGAGCTGGTGGCCAGGGCCGTGGAGCAGCACGATCGGGACCATGTCGCATGGGCGTCCGCCCGATGGGTGCTCAGCGAACGCCGCAGCAGACAGACGTGGTCGGCCGTCATGGCGTACCGGCACAGCCCGGATCCGGAACACCGTCGCTTCGTCCTCGACGTCCTCTTCTCCTACCTGCTGTCCCAGGGCAGTTGGCGGAACTCCTACGAGACGGAAGCGGCCGAACTGCTCGCCGCCTGGGCCGCGGAAGGCGAGGAGGACCCCGAGATCCTCGCCGAGGTGCTCCATGTCCTGAGCGAAACGGAGTACCGGGAGGCGGAGGCCGTCGGACTCCGGCACGCCACTCACCCGGACCCCGGCGTCCGCGCCCGGGTTCCCGGCCTCCTCGTCGGTTGGGACGCCTCCTCCCGGGCTTCCTTCAGCGCGACGGCCCGTGCCGCACTGCTGGTGCAGGCCGGCGACGAGGACTGGGGTGTGCGGGTCGCGGCCGGCCGGGCGCTCAGTGCGGCACACGACTCCAGCCCGGAGGTGACGGAGGCCGTCGTCGGGCTGCTCCGGGATCCGGTGGCCGGGGTGCGGGCCGGCGTCGCGGAGGCCGTCGCGGAGGGCCGGGACCGTACAGCGGCTCTCGCCGACGCGCTCGTGCCCCTGCTCGACGAGGACGACTTCAGTACGCGGCTCAATGCCGCCTACGGCCTCCTGAGGCGGGACGACCCGCGCACGGGGCAGGCGATCGAGCGGGTCGGTTCCTTCTCCCGCCCCGGCTTCGAGCACGACCACCGCCTCTCCGCGATGTGGAGATGGCAGTGGGACCGAGACCACCCTCCCGCCGCCACCGGCCAGTGA
- a CDS encoding FG-GAP and VCBS repeat-containing protein, producing MTIAARTTRRTAGSAAVAAASFLLLAGAGILAAPTAFAGVPGGTSAVDRNSDFDGDGYDDVLTGASEGTVDGKEGAGYVTVQYGAPNGIGTNTTVPKGEVQVISQSTKGVPGTSETGDRFGQAVATGDLDGDGYDDAVIGAPGEDEGTVEDAGRVTVLYGSKAGLGAERTSSITAAQPTEGARFGLAVAAARFSGDIDGDQLVVLDQKAGLHVFTYHAGVLRQVGTPKSTGHTLQGAYLTTGDYDRDGFADLVVSGYSPDDDYVMGWSAYYAGGAEGLSYGRDLHGGLGTASGDINGDGYDDLVVGQLSAVDEATGDADAPGGLVGVYYGGEDGPAGTQGPGTAPQWWSQNSPGVPGAAEQGDAWGNDLSVADVDGDGKADVAVGAPGEDADGEAGAGAVWLLRGSAKGLTGTHAQYFDQNTPGVPGTAEAGDGWGAQVRLVDTDGDGRAELVAAAPDENAGDGAVWLLPASGNGLLAEGSRSYGAAALGGNAHGAHFGAVIDE from the coding sequence ATGACCATCGCCGCGCGCACCACTCGTCGTACCGCAGGCTCCGCCGCCGTCGCAGCGGCCTCGTTCCTGCTGCTGGCGGGAGCCGGCATCCTGGCCGCGCCGACCGCCTTCGCGGGCGTCCCCGGCGGTACCTCCGCCGTCGACCGCAACAGCGACTTCGACGGCGACGGCTACGACGACGTCCTCACCGGAGCCTCGGAGGGCACCGTCGACGGGAAGGAGGGCGCCGGGTACGTGACCGTCCAGTACGGCGCCCCCAACGGCATCGGAACCAACACCACCGTGCCCAAGGGCGAAGTCCAGGTCATCAGCCAGTCGACCAAGGGCGTGCCCGGAACCTCCGAGACCGGGGACCGCTTCGGACAGGCCGTCGCCACCGGAGACCTTGACGGTGACGGCTACGACGACGCCGTCATCGGCGCGCCCGGCGAGGACGAGGGCACCGTGGAGGACGCGGGCCGGGTGACCGTCCTGTACGGGTCCAAGGCGGGCCTCGGCGCCGAGCGCACATCGAGCATCACTGCCGCCCAGCCCACCGAGGGCGCCCGGTTCGGCCTCGCGGTGGCCGCCGCCCGGTTCTCCGGGGACATCGACGGCGACCAGCTCGTCGTCCTCGACCAGAAGGCGGGCCTGCACGTCTTCACCTACCACGCGGGCGTCCTGCGACAGGTCGGCACCCCGAAGTCCACCGGGCACACCCTCCAGGGGGCCTACCTGACCACGGGTGACTACGACCGCGACGGCTTCGCCGACCTGGTCGTCTCCGGCTACAGCCCCGACGACGACTACGTCATGGGCTGGTCCGCCTACTACGCGGGCGGCGCCGAGGGCCTGAGCTACGGGCGCGACCTGCACGGCGGCCTGGGCACGGCCTCCGGTGACATCAACGGCGACGGCTACGACGACCTCGTCGTCGGCCAGCTCAGCGCCGTGGACGAGGCCACCGGTGACGCGGACGCGCCCGGCGGCCTGGTCGGCGTCTACTACGGCGGCGAGGACGGGCCTGCCGGCACCCAGGGCCCCGGCACCGCCCCGCAGTGGTGGTCGCAGAACTCCCCGGGCGTACCCGGTGCGGCGGAGCAGGGCGACGCCTGGGGCAACGACCTGTCCGTCGCCGACGTCGACGGTGACGGCAAGGCCGACGTGGCCGTCGGCGCACCCGGCGAGGACGCGGACGGCGAAGCCGGTGCGGGCGCGGTGTGGCTGCTGCGCGGTTCCGCCAAGGGCCTGACCGGTACCCACGCCCAGTACTTCGACCAGAACACACCCGGTGTCCCCGGCACCGCCGAGGCCGGCGACGGATGGGGCGCGCAGGTGCGGCTCGTGGACACCGACGGCGACGGGCGGGCCGAGCTCGTGGCGGCCGCGCCCGACGAGAACGCCGGCGACGGCGCGGTGTGGCTGCTGCCCGCGAGCGGCAACGGGCTGCTCGCGGAAGGCTCCCGGTCGTACGGCGCCGCCGCCCTCGGCGGCAACGCCCACGGCGCCCACTTCGGCGCGGTGATCGACGAGTAA
- a CDS encoding ABC transporter permease — protein sequence MSTATTGPTGTGPDLGEPAGEPPLPPARPSTGRRALTSLSFTNIGAVYVWIAIIVVFSFWAPDTFPTWSTFQQVLNSNAVTGLVALSVVPPLAARVFDLSLAYTMSLSGVITAKVIVSTDIGAGGAIALAMGTALVIGVINGLVVVTLRVDSFIATLATGSLIQAFITMFTDGTSITGVKLLRESFAGIAQKGAGGFTVPVLYLLLVATALWFVLEHTATGRRLYATGFNADAARLQGVPTDRLRFLTLVASSAIAGFAGVVFASQIGSGSPEAGTPYLLSSYAAAFVGATQLRAGRFNSWGTVIAVLLLGTGTVGLGLATSAQWAPSLFTGIVLIIALVVTGGRLGLRTRLTRRRAARATQGSEASASGT from the coding sequence ATGAGCACCGCCACCACCGGCCCCACCGGCACCGGCCCGGACCTCGGCGAACCCGCGGGCGAGCCGCCCCTCCCGCCGGCCCGCCCCTCGACGGGCCGGCGCGCGCTGACGTCCCTGTCGTTCACGAACATCGGCGCGGTCTACGTATGGATCGCGATCATCGTCGTGTTCTCGTTCTGGGCGCCGGACACGTTTCCCACCTGGTCGACCTTCCAGCAGGTGCTGAACAGCAACGCGGTGACCGGACTGGTCGCGCTCAGCGTGGTGCCGCCGCTGGCGGCGCGCGTCTTCGACCTGTCGCTGGCCTACACCATGTCGCTGAGCGGAGTCATCACCGCCAAGGTGATCGTGTCGACCGACATCGGAGCCGGCGGGGCGATCGCCCTCGCCATGGGCACCGCGTTGGTGATCGGCGTGATCAACGGACTCGTCGTGGTGACGCTGCGGGTGGACTCGTTCATCGCGACCCTGGCGACCGGGTCGCTCATCCAGGCGTTCATCACGATGTTCACCGACGGAACGTCGATCACGGGCGTGAAACTCCTGCGCGAATCCTTCGCCGGCATCGCGCAGAAGGGCGCCGGCGGCTTCACCGTCCCGGTGCTCTACCTCCTGCTGGTGGCCACCGCGCTGTGGTTCGTCCTGGAGCACACCGCCACCGGACGACGCCTGTACGCGACGGGCTTCAATGCGGACGCGGCACGCCTGCAGGGGGTGCCCACCGACCGTCTGCGTTTCCTCACGCTCGTGGCGTCCTCGGCGATCGCGGGGTTCGCGGGCGTCGTCTTCGCGTCCCAGATCGGCTCGGGCTCCCCGGAGGCCGGCACGCCGTACCTTCTCTCGTCCTACGCCGCCGCCTTCGTCGGTGCCACCCAGCTGCGTGCGGGCCGCTTCAACTCATGGGGCACGGTCATCGCCGTGCTGCTGCTCGGCACCGGAACGGTGGGCCTCGGCCTGGCGACCTCCGCTCAGTGGGCCCCCAGCCTGTTCACCGGCATCGTCCTGATCATCGCCCTCGTGGTGACCGGCGGACGGCTGGGCCTGCGGACCCGCCTGACCCGGCGCCGCGCGGCCAGGGCCACCCAGGGTTCGGAGGCCTCCGCGTCCGGCACCTGA
- a CDS encoding sugar ABC transporter ATP-binding protein — protein MTGPETGSAPVGEPVTAPARPVLGITGLSKRFGGTQALQDVDLEIAPGEIHALIGPNGSGKSTLIKILAGYHQADPGAEARLDGEPFELGAEHDRLRFVHQELGLVGELSAMDNLALSRGFARSRFGNIRWGEQERRTVELVHRFGLDIDVRRPLVDATPVQRTVVAIAAALQGWDGGQGLLVLDEPTAVLPPTEVAKLLDIVREVRRGGASVLYVSHRLDEVFQIADRVTVIRGGGRIATRPVGALTPQTLASLMAGEDTGPAATPRPKTAATASFHSEMALEARELTAGPLRGLDFTLARGELLGIAGLAGSGHDMLPYVVTGAWTGEVHGQLRCPARSDEWTDVSRAARLGIPLVPADRAGQGVVGEFSVAENLTLPLLSRLRSGRRPLDARQEDALVDGWVERVGIRTAGRDAPITTLSGGNQQKVVMARCLALEPEVLVLCEPTAGVDIATRLQLYDLIKQQAAQGLGVIVSSSDVGDLLALCTRVLVLRDGRVVREIAGDAITEPTLVHAMEGTET, from the coding sequence ATGACCGGCCCCGAGACAGGCTCCGCGCCGGTCGGGGAACCGGTCACCGCGCCGGCCCGGCCGGTGCTCGGCATCACCGGCCTGTCCAAGCGCTTCGGCGGAACCCAGGCACTGCAGGACGTCGACCTGGAGATCGCCCCTGGCGAGATCCACGCCCTGATCGGCCCCAACGGGTCGGGGAAGTCGACCCTCATCAAGATTCTCGCCGGCTACCACCAGGCCGATCCCGGAGCCGAGGCGCGGCTGGACGGAGAGCCGTTCGAACTCGGCGCGGAGCACGACCGGCTGCGCTTCGTCCACCAGGAGCTGGGTCTGGTCGGCGAGTTGAGCGCGATGGACAACCTGGCCCTGAGCCGGGGCTTCGCCCGGAGCCGCTTCGGCAACATCCGGTGGGGCGAGCAGGAGCGCCGTACGGTCGAACTCGTCCACCGCTTCGGCCTGGACATCGACGTACGCCGCCCGCTCGTCGACGCCACCCCCGTGCAGCGCACGGTCGTGGCCATCGCCGCGGCACTGCAGGGATGGGACGGCGGCCAGGGCCTGCTCGTGCTGGACGAGCCCACGGCCGTGCTGCCCCCGACCGAGGTGGCCAAGCTGCTGGACATCGTGCGCGAAGTACGGCGGGGCGGGGCGAGCGTGCTGTACGTGTCGCACCGGCTGGACGAGGTCTTCCAGATCGCGGACCGGGTGACCGTCATCCGCGGCGGCGGGCGGATCGCGACTCGCCCGGTCGGCGCCCTGACACCCCAGACTCTCGCGTCGCTGATGGCAGGCGAGGACACGGGACCGGCGGCCACCCCTCGCCCGAAGACTGCAGCGACCGCTTCCTTCCATAGTGAAATGGCGCTGGAGGCGCGGGAGTTGACGGCCGGCCCGCTGCGGGGCCTCGATTTCACGCTCGCCCGCGGCGAGTTGCTCGGCATCGCCGGGCTCGCCGGTTCCGGGCACGACATGCTGCCGTACGTGGTCACCGGCGCCTGGACCGGTGAGGTGCACGGCCAACTGCGGTGCCCCGCCCGCTCCGACGAGTGGACCGACGTCTCCCGTGCGGCCCGGCTCGGCATCCCGCTCGTGCCTGCCGACCGGGCCGGACAAGGTGTCGTCGGCGAGTTCAGCGTGGCCGAGAACCTCACGCTGCCGCTGCTGTCCCGGCTGCGCTCGGGCCGGCGTCCGCTCGACGCCCGTCAGGAGGACGCGCTCGTCGACGGCTGGGTGGAGCGGGTCGGCATCCGTACGGCCGGCCGTGACGCCCCGATCACCACGCTCAGCGGGGGCAACCAGCAGAAAGTCGTGATGGCCCGCTGCCTGGCCCTCGAACCCGAGGTGCTGGTGCTGTGCGAGCCGACCGCCGGTGTCGACATCGCCACCCGGCTCCAGCTCTACGACCTGATCAAGCAGCAGGCGGCCCAGGGACTGGGCGTCATCGTCTCCTCGTCGGACGTGGGCGATCTGCTCGCGCTGTGCACCCGTGTCCTCGTCCTGCGCGACGGCCGGGTCGTCCGGGAGATCGCCGGGGACGCCATCACCGAGCCGACGCTGGTCCATGCCATGGAAGGAACCGAAACATGA
- a CDS encoding substrate-binding domain-containing protein, whose product MSRTTTPASRTRVATALLTAAGLLALAACGGSAGADSSAKAAGGGSAGVDAARKVLAQYSKRPTQIGITQPVGKPIPTDRKIDFILCGVQSCQDLANYFSQAAKVLGWTVNKIPTQGTPQSVQAAWTQAVRDKPDAVIASGFPRSVFAKQLGQLMDMNIPVVESSTDDTAGDGISMLIDGPDVVAIEGKLMASWVTSDSNGQADTVYFDLPTYGILKPVASTFRSEYEKWCSGCGYDKVDVPISSIGKDMPDRVVSYLRSHPKVTHVAFSLALMNVGVPAALRAAGLQNKVHTVVNVGEATNYEYIHSGQTQAAIAFNHIENAWAQADGLARHFTGQSMKVTQDAKLPFMVITKDNLISTKTQFPLVEDYQAQFKKLWGKS is encoded by the coding sequence ATGAGTCGCACAACCACCCCCGCGAGCCGCACCCGGGTCGCCACCGCTCTGCTCACCGCCGCCGGGCTGCTCGCCCTGGCCGCGTGCGGCGGCAGCGCCGGTGCCGACAGTTCCGCGAAGGCCGCGGGCGGCGGGTCAGCCGGTGTCGACGCGGCCCGGAAGGTGCTCGCCCAGTACTCGAAGCGGCCCACGCAGATCGGCATCACCCAGCCCGTCGGGAAGCCGATCCCGACCGACAGGAAGATCGACTTCATCCTGTGCGGCGTGCAGTCCTGCCAGGATCTGGCGAACTACTTCAGCCAGGCCGCCAAGGTGCTGGGCTGGACCGTCAACAAGATCCCCACCCAGGGCACCCCGCAGTCGGTCCAGGCCGCCTGGACGCAGGCGGTGCGTGACAAGCCCGACGCGGTGATCGCCTCCGGCTTCCCGCGGAGCGTCTTCGCCAAGCAGCTGGGGCAGCTCATGGACATGAACATCCCCGTCGTCGAGTCCTCCACGGACGACACGGCCGGCGACGGCATCAGCATGCTGATCGACGGACCCGACGTGGTGGCCATCGAGGGGAAGCTGATGGCCTCCTGGGTGACCTCCGACAGCAACGGCCAGGCGGACACCGTCTACTTCGACCTGCCGACGTACGGCATCCTCAAGCCCGTCGCCTCCACCTTCCGCAGCGAGTACGAGAAATGGTGCTCCGGCTGCGGGTACGACAAGGTCGACGTGCCGATCAGCTCCATCGGCAAGGACATGCCCGACCGCGTCGTGTCCTACCTCCGCTCGCACCCCAAGGTCACCCACGTCGCCTTCTCGCTGGCTCTGATGAACGTGGGCGTGCCGGCCGCACTGCGGGCCGCCGGGCTGCAGAACAAGGTGCACACGGTCGTCAACGTCGGCGAGGCCACCAACTACGAGTACATCCACTCCGGCCAGACGCAGGCCGCCATCGCGTTCAACCACATCGAGAACGCGTGGGCACAGGCCGACGGGCTGGCGCGGCACTTCACCGGCCAGTCGATGAAGGTCACGCAGGACGCGAAGCTGCCGTTCATGGTCATCACCAAGGACAACCTGATCTCGACCAAGACGCAGTTCCCGCTCGTCGAGGACTACCAGGCCCAGTTCAAGAAGCTCTGGGGCAAGAGCTGA
- a CDS encoding NAD(P)-dependent alcohol dehydrogenase, giving the protein MRAVRLREWGREPTIGDVQRPEPRGAEVLVRVEAVGLCHSDLHVIDSAPGTLPYRLPFTLGHEVAGHIAALGLDAEGLRIGERVAIYGPWGCGDCSRCTAGRDNYCDRRGELGRHGVGLGQDGGMAEYVLVPSARHLVPIGDLPSDQAAPLSDAGLTSYHAVAGLRGALGEASTAVVIGVGGLGHLAVQILRATTPSRVLAVDVREEALAVAHRSGAHDGTLMRADTARVLRAATAGVGADAVLDFVGNDATLRLAVDLLRPGGELALVGSGGGQVAVRKPGFLPPGFRLSLPFWGTRPELAEVIALARSGALHVEIERLPLSAALEAFGRLRRGRVRGRAVLVPD; this is encoded by the coding sequence ATGCGGGCTGTACGACTGAGGGAATGGGGCCGGGAGCCGACGATCGGCGACGTCCAGCGCCCCGAACCCCGCGGAGCGGAGGTGCTGGTGCGGGTGGAGGCCGTGGGCCTGTGCCACTCCGATCTGCATGTGATCGACTCGGCGCCGGGCACACTCCCCTACCGGCTGCCGTTCACACTCGGCCACGAGGTCGCCGGGCACATCGCGGCCCTCGGCCTCGACGCCGAGGGACTCCGGATCGGCGAGCGTGTCGCGATCTACGGCCCGTGGGGCTGCGGCGACTGCTCCCGCTGCACGGCCGGCCGGGACAACTACTGCGACCGGCGCGGCGAACTCGGCCGGCACGGCGTCGGGCTCGGCCAGGACGGCGGAATGGCCGAGTACGTTCTCGTCCCCTCCGCCCGCCACCTGGTGCCGATCGGCGACCTGCCGTCCGATCAGGCGGCACCGCTCTCCGACGCGGGCCTGACGTCGTATCACGCCGTCGCCGGGCTGCGCGGCGCGCTGGGCGAGGCAAGCACCGCCGTGGTGATCGGCGTGGGCGGGCTGGGACACCTGGCCGTCCAGATCCTGCGCGCGACCACTCCGAGCCGGGTGCTCGCCGTGGATGTGCGCGAGGAGGCCCTCGCCGTCGCCCACCGGTCCGGGGCGCACGACGGCACGTTGATGCGGGCGGACACCGCACGGGTGCTGAGGGCGGCCACCGCGGGCGTGGGCGCGGACGCCGTACTGGACTTCGTCGGCAACGACGCCACCCTCCGACTGGCCGTCGACCTCCTGCGCCCGGGCGGAGAACTCGCGCTGGTCGGCAGCGGCGGCGGTCAGGTCGCCGTACGCAAGCCGGGATTCCTCCCGCCCGGTTTCCGGCTCTCGCTGCCCTTCTGGGGCACCCGCCCCGAACTTGCCGAGGTCATCGCCCTGGCACGGTCGGGGGCACTGCACGTCGAGATCGAGCGGTTGCCGTTGTCGGCGGCGCTCGAAGCGTTCGGCCGGCTGCGACGGGGGCGGGTGCGGGGGCGGGCGGTGCTGGTGCCCGACTGA
- a CDS encoding SDR family NAD(P)-dependent oxidoreductase — translation MCADGQQARFRDKVAMVTGAGSGMGAAVARQLAAEGAGVVVLADVNGESVAALAEELPAGRAMPLDVADAVAVDRAVENVLRAYGRLDVVVHAAGVDDPEAKRWIADALDEGRPPEVTDRLADAAWRRVMAVNLDGTFHVLRAAVRAMRPAGSGAIVVIGSSSAFDTPVGYPHYAASKAGVHALSQAVAKEVVASGIRVNVVAPGPTETGMAARTPAALRTGFADPRVRPYATAEEIADIALFLAGEAAANLVGAVLLANGGRFTA, via the coding sequence ATGTGTGCGGATGGGCAGCAGGCCAGGTTCCGGGACAAGGTCGCGATGGTCACGGGTGCCGGCTCGGGCATGGGTGCGGCCGTGGCCCGGCAGTTGGCGGCCGAGGGTGCGGGAGTGGTGGTCCTCGCCGATGTGAACGGTGAGAGCGTCGCCGCCCTGGCCGAGGAGTTGCCGGCCGGGCGGGCGATGCCCCTCGACGTGGCGGACGCGGTCGCGGTCGACAGGGCCGTCGAGAACGTCCTGCGCGCATACGGGCGACTCGACGTCGTGGTGCACGCCGCGGGCGTCGACGACCCCGAGGCCAAGCGGTGGATCGCGGACGCGCTCGACGAGGGCCGCCCGCCCGAGGTGACCGACCGGCTCGCCGACGCGGCCTGGCGGCGCGTGATGGCGGTCAACCTGGACGGCACCTTCCATGTGCTGCGCGCCGCGGTGCGGGCCATGCGGCCCGCGGGTTCAGGCGCCATCGTCGTCATCGGCTCCTCGTCGGCCTTCGACACCCCCGTCGGCTATCCCCACTACGCCGCCTCCAAGGCGGGAGTCCACGCGCTGAGCCAGGCCGTCGCCAAGGAGGTCGTGGCGTCCGGGATCCGGGTGAACGTCGTCGCACCCGGTCCGACCGAGACCGGCATGGCCGCCCGCACACCCGCAGCGCTGCGTACCGGCTTCGCCGACCCGCGCGTGCGCCCGTACGCGACAGCCGAGGAGATCGCCGACATCGCCCTGTTCCTGGCCGGTGAAGCCGCCGCGAACCTGGTCGGCGCCGTGCTGCTGGCCAACGGAGGCCGATTCACCGCCTGA
- a CDS encoding branched-chain amino acid ABC transporter permease: MDQFLLILVSGLASGAVYGLMGLGLVIIYRATDVVNFALASLATVGLYAALALYDRGLPLLLAAVAAIVTTAAVGLVARETVIRPLAQGELLSALVMTMGVSLIAESVISTIWDDQPRLFPSLVQGSVSLGGSAIPTQSLLTIAVAAVAMALVAYLFGRTTIGTAMRAVAESADTAQILGLGSQRIARIAWALGLALAALGAFLYAPRAGLVPTVLSAPLFRAFAGIFLGGLTSMYGAVIGGLTVGVLDNLAASYVSAGYRDTFVFSFTILVLLFRPQGLFGVRTFQRV, translated from the coding sequence GTGGATCAGTTCCTGCTCATCCTGGTGAGCGGTCTCGCCAGCGGCGCGGTGTACGGCCTGATGGGGCTCGGCTTGGTGATCATCTATCGGGCGACGGACGTGGTGAACTTCGCTCTCGCCAGCCTGGCGACCGTCGGCCTGTACGCGGCTCTGGCCCTGTACGACCGCGGACTGCCGCTGCTCCTGGCCGCCGTGGCCGCGATCGTCACCACCGCGGCGGTCGGCCTGGTCGCCCGCGAGACGGTGATCAGACCCCTCGCGCAGGGGGAGCTGCTCTCCGCGCTGGTCATGACCATGGGCGTCTCGCTCATCGCGGAGAGCGTCATCAGCACCATCTGGGACGATCAGCCACGTCTCTTCCCGAGCCTGGTGCAGGGGTCGGTCTCGCTCGGGGGCTCGGCGATCCCCACACAGAGCCTGCTGACCATCGCGGTGGCGGCCGTGGCGATGGCACTGGTGGCGTACCTGTTCGGCCGCACCACCATCGGCACCGCCATGCGCGCCGTCGCCGAGTCCGCCGACACCGCCCAGATCCTCGGTCTCGGTTCGCAGCGCATCGCCCGGATCGCCTGGGCACTCGGCCTCGCCCTCGCCGCGCTCGGCGCCTTCCTGTACGCGCCCCGGGCCGGACTGGTGCCGACGGTGCTCAGCGCACCCCTCTTCCGCGCCTTCGCCGGGATCTTCCTGGGCGGCCTGACCAGCATGTACGGGGCTGTGATCGGCGGGCTGACGGTCGGCGTCCTGGACAACCTGGCCGCGAGCTACGTGTCGGCCGGCTACCGGGACACCTTCGTGTTCTCGTTCACCATTCTCGTGCTGCTGTTCCGCCCCCAGGGGCTGTTCGGCGTGCGCACCTTCCAGCGGGTCTGA